The Candidatus Paceibacterota bacterium genome has a window encoding:
- a CDS encoding ZIP family metal transporter, protein MDIFSYILISTFLISLLAFVGAIILFLKEKFLDRVLLILVSFAAGALIGGAFLHLIPEVIEQVGSEESLLKVFFYLLFGFCSFFILENFISWHHHHSKNHPEIKSFSYLILISDAIHNFIDGLIIAASFIVSVPLGVATTLAVALHEIPQEIGDFGILVYSGFKKAKALFLNFLSAISIVFGGIFGFLLSEKIGGSIVFLLPFAAGSFIYVACSDLIPEIKHKGSLQKALINFFVFLLGIGIMFLMKLL, encoded by the coding sequence ATGGATATATTCTCTTACATTTTAATCAGCACCTTTTTGATAAGCTTGCTTGCTTTTGTCGGAGCAATAATTTTATTTTTGAAAGAAAAGTTTTTGGACAGAGTTCTTTTAATTCTGGTTTCTTTTGCTGCCGGCGCTTTGATCGGAGGCGCTTTCCTGCATTTGATACCGGAAGTGATTGAACAAGTCGGTTCTGAAGAATCTCTTCTGAAAGTGTTTTTCTATCTGCTTTTTGGTTTTTGCTCTTTTTTCATTCTGGAAAATTTTATCAGCTGGCACCATCATCATTCAAAAAATCATCCTGAAATAAAATCATTTTCTTACCTTATTTTAATTTCAGATGCTATTCATAATTTTATTGACGGTTTGATTATAGCTGCTTCATTTATCGTTTCTGTTCCCTTGGGTGTGGCTACCACTTTGGCAGTCGCCTTACATGAGATTCCCCAGGAAATTGGCGACTTTGGCATTTTGGTTTACAGCGGATTTAAAAAAGCAAAAGCGCTGTTTTTGAACTTTTTGTCGGCTATCAGTATAGTTTTTGGCGGAATATTTGGCTTTTTATTGTCGGAAAAGATCGGCGGTTCCATTGTTTTTCTTTTGCCTTTTGCCGCCGGTTCATTTATTTATGTGGCTTGTTCCGATTTGATACCGGAGATAAAGCACAAAGGCAGTTTGCAGAAAGCCTTGATTAATTTTTTTGTATTTTTACTGGGAATAGGTATAATGTTTTTAATGAAGTTACTATGA